A single genomic interval of Adhaeribacter pallidiroseus harbors:
- a CDS encoding YciE/YciF ferroxidase family protein — protein MSKLKNLDDLFQHEIKDLYSAEKQLIQALPKMAESATDPKLKQQFEQHLEQTKAQKERIEKVCELLGISPGRMKCEAMEGLIKEGQELIAEDADPEVKDAGLIASAQRIEHYEISGYGTAVHYAERLGHAEAQQLLSETLKEEQTADTLLNKLAKGYINQKAM, from the coding sequence ATGAGCAAATTAAAAAATTTAGATGATCTCTTTCAACACGAGATTAAAGACTTGTACAGCGCCGAGAAACAATTAATTCAGGCGTTACCTAAAATGGCCGAATCGGCTACTGACCCGAAATTAAAGCAACAGTTTGAACAACACCTGGAACAAACCAAAGCCCAGAAAGAACGCATCGAGAAAGTATGCGAGTTGTTAGGCATTTCGCCGGGCCGCATGAAGTGTGAAGCCATGGAAGGTTTGATTAAAGAAGGTCAGGAATTAATTGCCGAAGATGCTGATCCGGAAGTAAAAGATGCCGGCCTGATTGCCAGCGCCCAGCGCATCGAGCATTACGAAATTTCGGGTTATGGTACCGCTGTTCATTATGCCGAGCGTTTAGGCCATGCCGAAGCCCAACAGTTATTAAGCGAAACGTTAAAAGAAGAACAAACCGCGGATACCTTATTAAATAAACTGGCGAAAGGTTATATCAACCAAAAAGCCATGTAG
- a CDS encoding RlpA-like double-psi beta-barrel domain-containing protein — protein MLRYKIDGIFFLFISLVTFPHLVSYSKEEKPTYSTTYHFESLLDRANSFKSTRITTAKKTLQKKKTAPVEELHITHVTASVYFPEEAQTDSSPLITADGSRINEIHPKKHKWIAVSRNLLTRWGGHIEFGDKVKVSGISDRLDGIYVVRDTMKKRLRNRIDILVGPNDKVMGRWNDVKLTKL, from the coding sequence ATGTTAAGATACAAAATCGATGGTATTTTCTTCTTATTTATTTCTTTAGTTACGTTCCCGCACCTCGTGTCCTACTCAAAGGAAGAAAAGCCAACTTATTCTACCACTTACCATTTTGAGAGCCTTCTTGATAGAGCCAACTCCTTTAAATCAACCCGGATTACTACTGCCAAAAAAACCCTCCAAAAAAAGAAAACGGCGCCTGTTGAAGAATTACACATCACCCATGTTACGGCTTCTGTTTATTTCCCCGAAGAAGCGCAAACTGATTCTTCTCCCTTAATTACCGCCGATGGTTCGCGTATCAACGAAATTCACCCCAAAAAACATAAATGGATTGCAGTATCGCGCAATTTGCTTACCCGTTGGGGCGGCCACATTGAATTTGGCGATAAAGTAAAAGTAAGCGGCATTTCGGACCGCCTGGATGGCATATACGTGGTCCGCGATACTATGAAAAAACGGCTCCGGAACCGCATTGATATTTTAGTAGGTCCCAACGATAAGGTAATGGGCCGCTGGAACGATGTAAAGCTTACTAAGCTCTAA
- a CDS encoding TonB-dependent receptor: MKILLYRVLLTAFVMSLCPLFSARAQEKVTLSGYLKNKASGEGLIGASIGVKELTGVGATTNEYGFYSLTLPKGIYTIQFSYIGFAPFGQSVTLSANKKLDVELSENQTTLREVEITARKEDENVKTMEMSTLKMQVAELKKMPALMGEVDVIKGIQMMPGVQTAGEGTSGFYVRGGGVDQNLIQLDEAPVYNASHLLGFFSVFNADAIKDVQLYKGGIPAEYGGRLSSLLDIRMKEGNSKKLGVSGGIGTLSSRLTVEAPIVKDKGSFMVSGRRTYADLFFKLSSDEALKNNKLYFYDLNLKANYKLNNNNRLFVSGYFGRDVAKNLSASFNWGNATGTLRWNHLFNDRLFSNTTLIFSDFDYSLGSTDKSSEFTWTSHIKDYSLKNDYTFYINPRNQVKFGFTGTYHQFLPGKVVPGPDSYFNEIKLNSTSALDGALYLSNQQTLSPRLSVEYGLRLSGFANVGSGTVYEYGSDGRTKIDSTVYGSLDKIKSYGGLEPRFSAKYELDDVSSIKASYNRTRQYLHLISNSTSSLPFDVWVPSNQYTKPQYADQVAAGYFRNLQDNMFETSVEVYYKKMYNQIDYKDNAEIFLNNRIDTVLLRGEGKSYGAEFFVRKQKGALTGWVSYTLAKTDRTVPGINNGHAYPVRYDKRHSVNIVSTYQLSPKWNVGANWVYYTGGAITMPVGKFEYNGQTFPVYSARNGYRLPAYHRLDLSATLEKPQTTYKRYYSSWTFSLYNAYSRKNAFSISFRENEDNQGRTEAVKTYMFGIIPAVTYNFSF; encoded by the coding sequence ATGAAAATCCTTTTGTACCGGGTGCTGCTCACGGCCTTCGTGATGAGTCTCTGCCCCTTATTTTCTGCCAGAGCGCAGGAAAAAGTAACCTTGAGCGGTTATCTTAAAAACAAAGCTTCCGGCGAAGGTTTAATTGGCGCCAGCATTGGCGTAAAGGAATTAACCGGCGTGGGCGCTACCACCAACGAATACGGTTTTTACTCCCTCACCTTACCCAAAGGCATTTACACCATTCAGTTCTCGTACATTGGCTTTGCGCCTTTCGGCCAATCGGTAACACTTTCGGCCAACAAAAAGCTGGATGTAGAACTATCCGAAAACCAGACTACCCTCCGCGAAGTGGAAATTACGGCCCGTAAAGAAGACGAAAACGTGAAAACCATGGAAATGAGCACCCTGAAAATGCAGGTAGCGGAGCTCAAAAAAATGCCGGCCTTAATGGGTGAAGTGGACGTGATTAAAGGCATCCAGATGATGCCCGGCGTACAAACGGCCGGCGAAGGTACCTCGGGCTTTTACGTGCGCGGCGGCGGCGTAGATCAGAACCTGATTCAACTGGACGAAGCCCCAGTGTATAATGCCTCGCATTTATTGGGCTTTTTCTCGGTGTTTAACGCCGATGCCATTAAAGATGTGCAGCTATACAAAGGCGGTATTCCGGCCGAATATGGGGGGCGTTTATCTTCTTTACTCGACATCCGGATGAAAGAAGGTAACTCCAAAAAGTTGGGTGTTTCGGGTGGTATTGGTACGCTGTCGAGCCGGTTAACCGTAGAAGCACCTATTGTAAAAGATAAAGGATCGTTTATGGTATCGGGCCGGCGCACCTACGCCGATTTATTTTTTAAATTAAGCTCCGACGAGGCTCTCAAAAACAACAAACTTTACTTCTACGATCTCAACTTAAAAGCTAATTATAAACTCAACAACAACAACCGTTTGTTTGTATCGGGCTACTTTGGGCGCGATGTGGCTAAAAATTTATCGGCTTCTTTTAACTGGGGCAACGCTACGGGTACTCTACGCTGGAACCATTTATTCAACGACCGGCTATTTTCCAATACCACGTTAATTTTCAGCGATTTTGATTATTCCTTGGGCTCCACGGATAAATCATCGGAATTTACCTGGACCTCACACATTAAAGATTACAGCCTGAAAAATGATTACACGTTTTACATTAACCCGCGCAACCAGGTTAAGTTTGGTTTTACCGGCACCTACCATCAGTTTTTACCGGGCAAAGTGGTACCGGGTCCGGATTCGTATTTTAACGAAATTAAGCTAAATTCCACAAGTGCTCTGGATGGTGCCCTGTACCTGAGCAATCAGCAAACGCTTTCGCCGCGCTTGTCCGTAGAATATGGCTTGCGTTTATCGGGTTTTGCCAACGTAGGTTCGGGCACTGTTTACGAATATGGCTCTGATGGCCGCACCAAGATAGATAGTACCGTGTATGGTTCTCTGGATAAGATTAAATCTTACGGCGGCTTAGAGCCCCGTTTCTCGGCCAAATACGAGCTAGATGACGTTAGTTCTATTAAAGCTTCTTACAACCGCACGCGCCAGTACCTGCATTTAATTTCCAATTCTACTTCGTCGCTGCCTTTCGACGTGTGGGTACCGAGCAACCAGTACACCAAACCGCAATACGCCGACCAGGTAGCTGCCGGCTACTTCCGGAACCTGCAAGATAATATGTTCGAAACGTCGGTGGAAGTATATTATAAAAAAATGTACAACCAGATTGATTACAAAGACAACGCCGAGATTTTTTTAAATAATCGCATCGATACGGTGTTGTTACGCGGCGAAGGCAAATCGTACGGAGCGGAATTTTTTGTGCGGAAGCAGAAAGGCGCTTTAACTGGTTGGGTAAGTTATACCTTAGCCAAAACCGACCGTACGGTACCGGGCATCAACAATGGCCATGCGTACCCGGTACGTTACGATAAACGCCATTCGGTAAATATTGTAAGTACTTATCAATTAAGCCCGAAATGGAACGTGGGGGCGAACTGGGTATATTACACGGGCGGCGCTATTACGATGCCGGTAGGTAAATTTGAGTACAACGGTCAAACCTTCCCGGTATATTCGGCCCGGAACGGCTATCGCTTGCCGGCTTATCACCGCCTCGACTTATCCGCTACTCTGGAAAAGCCGCAAACCACCTATAAACGGTATTACAGTTCCTGGACGTTCTCGTTGTATAATGCTTATTCGCGCAAAAATGCTTTCTCTATCTCGTTCCGCGAAAACGAAGATAATCAGGGCCGTACCGAAGCCGTGAAAACTTATATGTTCGGTATTATTCCGGCCGTTACCTACAATTTTAGTTTTTAA
- a CDS encoding DUF4249 domain-containing protein, whose amino-acid sequence MKNILLFFSLIALPLAGCEQVIDYELEQGTEKIVIEGLVTDQPGPYTVRVSRTLGYLQNGRTPGIADAEVTNSDDKGHSEVLQAKGEGIYQTSELVGTIGNTYFFKVKVNGQEYTSQSYLKPVSILDSVTYKFKEKNAETDEGYYATIYFQEPKGKGDYYRFNIWVNEEPEDDIVAINDEVYDGNYGDPEIDISLKKGDKLRVEMLSLDRAGYDFLRVLGTMQYYTGGPFDAPPSNAPSNISNGAIGYFGASAVTIINSTVK is encoded by the coding sequence ATGAAAAATATACTTTTATTCTTCAGCTTAATAGCGCTCCCTCTAGCAGGTTGCGAACAAGTAATTGATTATGAACTCGAACAAGGTACCGAAAAAATTGTTATTGAGGGACTTGTTACTGACCAGCCCGGACCCTATACCGTGCGCGTATCGCGTACTTTGGGTTATTTGCAAAATGGTCGTACTCCCGGCATTGCCGATGCCGAAGTAACCAATTCGGATGATAAAGGCCATTCGGAAGTATTACAAGCCAAAGGCGAAGGTATTTACCAAACTTCGGAGCTGGTGGGCACCATTGGTAATACGTACTTTTTTAAAGTAAAAGTAAACGGCCAGGAATACACTAGCCAATCGTATTTAAAACCGGTGAGCATCCTGGATTCGGTTACCTATAAATTTAAAGAAAAAAACGCCGAAACAGATGAAGGATATTACGCGACTATTTACTTTCAGGAGCCAAAAGGCAAAGGCGATTATTACCGGTTTAACATTTGGGTAAACGAAGAGCCCGAAGACGACATAGTAGCCATTAACGACGAAGTATACGACGGCAATTACGGCGACCCGGAAATTGATATTTCCCTAAAAAAAGGCGACAAACTACGGGTAGAAATGCTTTCGCTGGACCGGGCCGGTTACGACTTTTTACGGGTACTGGGTACCATGCAGTATTATACCGGTGGCCCGTTTGATGCGCCACCATCTAACGCTCCGAGTAATATCAGCAATGGCGCCATCGGTTATTTTGGAGCTTCGGCAGTTACAATAATAAATTCTACGGTAAAGTAA
- a CDS encoding fasciclin domain-containing protein, with protein sequence MKRCASTLAVQFLILLFSSSTSLAWAQQLLNSAIPVVTAGSTNNTLTADIISLSNERPVLRELIIQSGILATLSSDKPYTFFAPTEAALKELQYESAEKLQPIMQHHIVLGRYALIDLKDGAVLPTLAGDSITVFRKFNAVSINSIPISGSHETTKNIVVHTIDDVLKPKKLD encoded by the coding sequence ATGAAGCGTTGCGCCAGTACATTGGCCGTTCAATTTTTAATACTGCTTTTTAGCAGCAGTACTTCATTGGCTTGGGCCCAACAACTGCTAAATAGCGCCATACCCGTTGTAACCGCTGGCTCCACCAATAACACCTTAACAGCTGATATTATTTCGCTTTCGAATGAGCGGCCTGTTTTACGGGAATTAATTATTCAGTCGGGTATTTTAGCCACTTTATCCAGCGATAAACCGTACACTTTTTTTGCTCCTACCGAAGCCGCTTTAAAAGAACTCCAATACGAAAGTGCCGAGAAGCTACAACCCATTATGCAACATCATATAGTGCTGGGCCGGTATGCATTGATAGATTTAAAAGATGGGGCTGTTTTACCTACTTTAGCCGGCGATAGTATTACTGTTTTCCGGAAATTCAACGCCGTTTCCATTAACAGCATACCTATTAGCGGTAGCCACGAAACCACCAAAAATATAGTAGTACATACCATAGACGATGTTCTAAAACCTAAAAAGCTAGATTAA
- a CDS encoding rhomboid family intramembrane serine protease, translated as MSITLILIILTSGVSIYAWSHQDLLDKWVFHPFSVNKKNQWYRFVTSGFLHADWTHLFFNMLSLYFFGEVVERVFMASFGYEMGIALYLLIYLGGMIIADIPTYIKHKKDFDYRALGASGAVSAIIFSSILFNPLNLICLFAFICMPGFIFGFVYLIYSYYQGQRMGGGINHSAHFYGAVFGFVVSFLLLPGSGVNFIEQIGAWRLPFFN; from the coding sequence ATGAGCATCACCCTGATTCTAATTATCCTGACATCCGGAGTTTCCATTTATGCCTGGTCGCATCAGGATTTATTAGATAAGTGGGTTTTCCATCCGTTTAGTGTAAATAAAAAGAACCAGTGGTACCGCTTTGTTACTTCCGGCTTTTTGCACGCCGACTGGACACATTTATTCTTTAACATGCTGTCGTTGTATTTTTTTGGCGAAGTGGTGGAGCGGGTGTTTATGGCTAGCTTTGGTTATGAAATGGGTATAGCGCTTTACTTGCTTATCTATCTGGGCGGAATGATTATAGCCGATATTCCTACTTACATCAAGCACAAAAAAGATTTTGATTACCGGGCCTTAGGTGCTTCAGGCGCTGTATCGGCTATTATATTTTCCAGTATCTTGTTTAATCCGTTAAATCTAATTTGTTTGTTTGCTTTTATTTGTATGCCGGGTTTTATTTTTGGCTTTGTTTATCTGATTTATTCTTATTACCAAGGGCAGCGAATGGGAGGCGGTATCAACCACAGTGCGCATTTTTACGGGGCGGTATTTGGTTTTGTCGTAAGCTTTTTGCTCTTACCCGGTTCCGGAGTAAACTTTATTGAGCAAATTGGAGCATGGCGGTTACCGTTCTTTAACTAA
- a CDS encoding polyprenyl synthetase family protein has protein sequence MNQPLQHALPVTIADFAQRINQKISTLSFGDNPSELYEPIRYIMRLGGKRIRPTLTLIAAHLFGNELDHVLLPAIGTEVFHNFSLLHDDIMDKAPLRRGQPTVHEKWNQNIAILSGDVMLVRAYEFFLQVETGKLRKVLTLFSHTAAQVCEGQQLDMNYESSQEVSISDYLHMITLKTAVLLGFSLELGATLNNASENNALLLKNFGINIGIAFQLRDDLLDVYGDREKFGKQVGGDILADKKTFLLLTALEQANPEQKEVFAKYREQAVYSPEQKVQEVTAIYDQLQIKAQTQTKINYYFEEAMQSLHAVDAPAERKEVLQSLAFELMARES, from the coding sequence TTGAACCAGCCATTACAGCACGCTTTGCCGGTAACTATCGCCGATTTTGCTCAAAGAATAAATCAGAAGATATCCACGCTTTCTTTTGGGGATAACCCTTCTGAATTGTATGAGCCTATCCGGTATATTATGCGTCTGGGCGGTAAACGTATACGCCCAACGCTTACTTTAATAGCAGCGCATTTATTTGGAAATGAATTAGATCACGTATTGTTACCCGCCATTGGCACAGAAGTTTTCCACAATTTTTCGTTGCTGCACGATGATATTATGGATAAAGCTCCGCTCCGGCGGGGCCAACCTACCGTGCATGAAAAGTGGAACCAAAACATTGCTATTCTAAGCGGCGATGTAATGCTGGTGCGGGCTTATGAGTTTTTTTTACAAGTAGAAACGGGTAAGCTACGAAAAGTACTTACGCTATTTAGTCATACAGCGGCCCAGGTTTGTGAAGGTCAACAGCTGGATATGAATTATGAAAGCAGCCAGGAAGTAAGTATCTCGGATTACCTGCACATGATTACCCTGAAAACGGCAGTTCTGTTGGGCTTTAGCTTAGAATTAGGAGCCACCTTAAACAATGCCTCCGAAAACAATGCCTTGCTGTTGAAAAATTTTGGAATTAATATTGGCATTGCCTTTCAGCTGCGCGACGACTTATTGGATGTGTACGGCGACCGCGAAAAATTTGGTAAACAGGTAGGTGGCGATATTTTAGCGGATAAAAAAACCTTTCTGTTATTAACCGCTTTGGAACAAGCTAACCCGGAGCAAAAAGAAGTTTTTGCTAAATACCGGGAACAGGCGGTATACTCGCCGGAACAAAAGGTGCAGGAAGTAACCGCTATTTATGACCAATTGCAGATAAAAGCGCAAACGCAAACCAAAATAAATTATTACTTCGAGGAAGCTATGCAAAGTTTGCACGCAGTAGATGCTCCAGCCGAGCGCAAAGAAGTACTGCAAAGCTTAGCTTTTGAACTAATGGCCCGTGAAAGCTGA
- the rnr gene encoding ribonuclease R — MRNKEKTSPRGNSNRADKAGNTAKTRGKELTVTKSRLYKIFLSNPEQAFGYKQLSRRLGVNDKAGRDLINEYLKQLRKEDKLKILEGSNYVLNNTASYITGIVDLANPKYAYIVSDETEEDVRVFSEKLLFAMGGDRVKVRVYSSGSGDRQEGEVVEILERSKDEIVGRVELSKNFAFIIPDFRKLYFDVFVGEDDLLDSKNGDKVVVKITEWPTSSNKSPIGKIVRNFGPAGENEAEINSIMAEFGLPFEFPENVEKEAEIIPVAIPEEEIAKRRDFRNITTFTIDPLDAKDFDDALSIRQLENGHWEIGVHIADVTHYIQEKTALEREAYHRATSVYLVDRTIPMLPEKLSNGLCSLRPHEEKLTFSAVFELDETGKLYDQWIGKTIIYSDRRFTYEEAQQRIETGEGDFASEILTLNKIAHELKDKRFKNGAISFETVEVKFKLDEQGKPLSVYVKERKDAHKLIEEFMLLANRKVAEFVFNIKKTKVRNTMVYRTHDAPDPDKLTNFSMFAKRFGYNLTVDNIDKISDELNKLAVQTEGKPEQNVLQNLAIRTMAKAKYTTEPLGHFGLGFAHYSHFTSPIRRYPDMMAHRLIFHYLNSGKSENKEEYEEKCKYSSEMEKRAADAERASIKYKQVEFMQNTIGQQFKGIVSGVTEWGLYVEIQENKCEGMVRLSELEDDFYELDAQNYRIIGRRNKRIISFGDEVTVEVKGVNLNDRTIDLLLVTEQTEAKKATRSKKTDTTKTDASKKAKPDGYNLKDYYGFDD, encoded by the coding sequence ATGCGAAACAAAGAAAAAACCTCACCTCGTGGTAACAGCAATCGTGCTGATAAAGCAGGTAATACTGCTAAAACACGGGGTAAAGAACTAACAGTAACCAAATCTAGATTATATAAAATATTTTTAAGCAACCCGGAGCAGGCATTCGGCTACAAACAATTGTCGCGTCGGTTGGGGGTGAACGATAAAGCAGGCCGCGATTTAATAAACGAATATTTAAAGCAACTCCGGAAAGAAGATAAGCTAAAGATACTCGAAGGCAGTAATTACGTTTTAAACAATACGGCTTCTTACATCACTGGCATTGTGGATTTAGCAAATCCCAAATACGCTTACATTGTGTCGGACGAAACGGAAGAAGATGTACGGGTATTCAGTGAAAAGCTGCTATTTGCTATGGGCGGCGACCGCGTTAAAGTACGCGTATATTCCTCGGGGAGCGGCGACCGGCAAGAAGGCGAAGTAGTAGAAATACTCGAACGCTCCAAAGACGAGATAGTAGGAAGAGTAGAACTTTCCAAAAACTTTGCTTTTATAATCCCCGATTTCCGAAAACTATACTTTGATGTATTTGTGGGCGAAGATGATTTGTTGGACTCTAAAAACGGGGATAAAGTAGTAGTAAAAATAACCGAATGGCCAACCTCCAGTAACAAAAGCCCAATTGGCAAAATAGTGCGCAATTTTGGTCCGGCCGGTGAAAACGAAGCCGAAATTAACTCGATTATGGCCGAGTTTGGCTTGCCTTTCGAGTTTCCCGAAAATGTGGAAAAAGAAGCGGAAATTATTCCAGTGGCTATTCCGGAAGAAGAAATTGCCAAACGTCGCGATTTCCGGAATATCACTACTTTTACCATCGACCCGCTAGATGCGAAAGATTTTGACGATGCCTTATCTATCCGGCAATTAGAAAACGGGCATTGGGAAATTGGTGTGCATATTGCCGACGTAACGCATTATATTCAGGAAAAAACAGCCTTAGAGCGCGAAGCATATCACCGGGCCACTTCGGTTTACTTAGTAGACCGCACCATTCCCATGCTGCCCGAAAAGTTATCGAACGGCTTGTGTTCTTTAAGGCCGCACGAAGAAAAGTTAACCTTTTCGGCAGTGTTTGAGCTTGATGAAACCGGCAAACTATATGACCAGTGGATTGGCAAAACCATTATTTACTCCGACCGCCGTTTTACCTACGAAGAAGCGCAGCAACGCATTGAAACCGGCGAAGGCGACTTTGCTTCGGAGATACTAACCTTAAACAAAATTGCCCACGAGTTAAAAGATAAACGTTTTAAAAACGGCGCTATCAGTTTCGAAACCGTGGAAGTAAAGTTTAAGCTCGATGAACAAGGCAAGCCTTTATCGGTATATGTAAAAGAACGCAAAGATGCGCATAAGTTAATTGAAGAATTTATGTTGCTGGCTAACCGCAAGGTGGCGGAATTCGTGTTTAACATAAAAAAAACCAAAGTGCGGAATACGATGGTGTACCGTACCCACGATGCGCCGGACCCGGATAAGTTGACAAATTTTTCGATGTTTGCAAAAAGGTTCGGCTATAACTTAACGGTGGATAACATTGATAAAATTTCGGATGAGCTAAACAAACTGGCCGTACAAACCGAAGGCAAACCCGAACAAAACGTATTGCAGAATTTGGCAATCCGGACAATGGCTAAAGCGAAATATACGACCGAACCTTTAGGCCATTTTGGTTTAGGCTTCGCACATTATTCGCACTTTACTTCGCCTATTCGCCGGTACCCCGATATGATGGCGCACCGGTTGATATTTCATTATCTGAATAGCGGCAAATCCGAGAACAAAGAAGAGTACGAAGAAAAATGTAAATATTCTTCCGAAATGGAGAAACGAGCGGCTGATGCCGAACGGGCCTCCATCAAATACAAGCAAGTAGAGTTCATGCAGAATACCATTGGGCAGCAATTTAAAGGCATTGTTTCGGGAGTAACCGAATGGGGCTTGTACGTGGAAATTCAGGAAAATAAATGCGAAGGCATGGTACGCTTAAGCGAACTGGAAGATGATTTCTACGAACTGGATGCGCAGAATTACCGGATTATTGGCCGGCGTAATAAACGCATAATTTCTTTCGGCGACGAAGTAACCGTAGAAGTAAAAGGTGTAAATTTGAACGATCGTACCATTGACTTACTCCTGGTAACCGAGCAAACGGAAGCTAAGAAAGCTACCCGAAGTAAAAAGACGGATACCACTAAAACAGACGCTTCCAAAAAAGCAAAACCTGACGGCTATAATTTAAAAGATTATTATGGCTTTGATGATTAA
- a CDS encoding ABC transporter ATP-binding protein encodes MLTTPLLQINSLQTEFNSQHGTVKAVDQISFNLYPAETIAIVGESGSGKSITSLSVLRLINSPPGKISGGEIIYNSRQFGTVDLLKLPEKEMQQIRGNEISMIFQEPMTSLNPVYTCGFQVREVLQLHKGLSRKEANEKTLTLFEQVKLPRPDKILKAYPHEISGGQKQRVMIAMAMACNPAILIADEPTTALDVTVQARILKLLEDLQVQHQTSVLFITHDLGVVAEIADRVLVMYKGKIVEQGPVLQLFENPQHPYTKGLLACRPALSFGKKVLPTVADFMEVSAEGIIRERSNSLVDNKFKNPAKPEPFLITNPLKRKNNPLLTVENLQVFFPVRKSFFCRNQEFIKAVDGVSFSVFPGETVALVGESGCGKTTLGRAILKMVAPTSGSINFNNVNIASLSGKELRRERKNLQMIFQDPYASLNPMQTIGEAIMEPMRVHNVYNTEAERRERVLELLQTVNLSAEHYSRYPHEFSGGQRQRISIARALALQPQCIICDESVSALDVSVQAQVLNLLNKLKADFGITYLFITHDLAVARFMADRIFVMSQGKIVESGTAVQIYEQPQHEYTRTLIQAIPTGEIKAIVAAQQKRTIRKAT; translated from the coding sequence ATGCTAACAACGCCATTATTACAAATAAACAGTCTACAAACAGAGTTTAACTCACAACACGGAACTGTAAAAGCGGTAGATCAAATTTCGTTTAATTTGTATCCTGCCGAAACAATAGCTATTGTGGGTGAATCCGGATCGGGCAAATCGATTACTTCTTTGTCAGTTTTACGGCTTATCAACAGCCCGCCCGGTAAAATTAGCGGCGGCGAAATCATCTATAATTCTCGCCAGTTTGGAACAGTAGATTTGTTAAAGCTGCCTGAGAAAGAAATGCAGCAAATCCGGGGCAATGAAATCTCAATGATTTTTCAGGAACCTATGACCTCGCTTAACCCGGTTTATACCTGCGGGTTTCAGGTGCGGGAAGTGCTGCAACTGCATAAAGGATTATCCCGTAAAGAAGCCAACGAGAAAACGTTAACGCTTTTTGAACAAGTTAAACTTCCTCGACCTGATAAAATTTTAAAAGCTTATCCTCACGAAATATCGGGCGGTCAAAAGCAACGGGTTATGATTGCCATGGCGATGGCCTGTAATCCGGCTATCCTTATTGCCGACGAACCAACTACCGCGCTGGATGTAACGGTGCAAGCGCGTATCCTGAAATTGTTAGAAGATTTACAGGTGCAACACCAAACTTCTGTTTTGTTTATTACGCATGATTTAGGAGTAGTGGCCGAAATTGCCGATCGCGTTTTGGTTATGTATAAAGGTAAAATTGTAGAGCAAGGACCGGTTTTACAATTATTCGAAAACCCGCAACATCCTTATACCAAAGGCTTACTAGCGTGCCGACCTGCTTTATCTTTCGGGAAAAAAGTTTTACCTACGGTGGCAGATTTCATGGAAGTATCCGCTGAAGGCATTATTCGGGAGAGATCAAATTCCTTAGTTGATAATAAATTTAAAAATCCTGCAAAGCCGGAGCCTTTCCTCATCACAAATCCGTTAAAGAGAAAAAATAATCCGCTATTAACTGTGGAAAACCTGCAAGTATTTTTCCCGGTTCGTAAATCTTTCTTCTGTCGTAATCAGGAGTTTATCAAAGCAGTAGATGGCGTAAGTTTTAGTGTTTTCCCTGGCGAAACGGTTGCTTTGGTAGGAGAGTCGGGTTGTGGGAAAACTACTTTAGGCCGGGCCATTTTAAAAATGGTAGCACCTACCAGCGGCAGCATTAACTTTAACAACGTTAATATTGCCAGCTTATCCGGTAAAGAGTTGCGCCGCGAACGAAAGAACTTACAAATGATATTTCAAGATCCGTATGCTTCCCTTAACCCGATGCAAACAATTGGGGAAGCCATAATGGAACCTATGCGCGTACATAATGTTTATAATACAGAGGCAGAAAGAAGAGAACGCGTATTAGAACTGCTTCAAACTGTGAACTTAAGCGCGGAGCATTACTCTCGTTATCCACATGAATTTTCGGGCGGTCAGCGGCAACGCATATCTATTGCCCGGGCCTTGGCTTTACAACCCCAGTGTATCATCTGTGACGAATCCGTCTCGGCATTAGATGTATCGGTGCAGGCGCAGGTGCTTAATTTGTTAAATAAATTAAAAGCAGATTTTGGAATTACGTACCTGTTTATAACGCACGATTTAGCGGTTGCCCGTTTTATGGCGGATCGCATTTTTGTGATGAGCCAAGGGAAGATAGTAGAAAGTGGAACTGCTGTTCAAATTTACGAGCAACCACAGCACGAATATACCCGCACTTTAATTCAGGCCATACCAACGGGGGAAATAAAAGCTATTGTGGCGGCCCAACAAAAACGTACCATCCGGAAAGCAACCTGA